The following proteins are co-located in the Motilibacter rhizosphaerae genome:
- a CDS encoding GntR family transcriptional regulator has translation MTAVDPGPRPDSLSRQIYATLREGIIRGKYPQGSRLAEQPLALELSVSRVPLREAVPLLEVDGFVSTLPRRGAVVSTWTIRSAHDLFDLRLCLEVGAARYAARQVALGASPAVLGEALRSSQEGVGQGDAYRIAADSARFHETIVEMTDNALMRSVMRSVAGRMQWLFYLTSQLDPGDALHGHQELYEAVSSGNERVAEAVAYAHIERDRLESLRVLHDHPGVQE, from the coding sequence ATGACCGCCGTGGACCCGGGGCCGCGCCCGGACTCGCTGTCGCGGCAGATCTACGCGACCCTGCGCGAAGGGATCATCCGCGGCAAGTACCCGCAGGGATCCCGGCTCGCCGAACAGCCGCTGGCGCTGGAGCTCTCGGTCTCGCGCGTCCCGCTGCGGGAGGCCGTGCCGCTGCTGGAGGTCGACGGGTTCGTCTCCACCCTCCCGCGCCGCGGGGCCGTCGTCTCCACGTGGACGATCCGCTCGGCGCACGACCTGTTCGACCTCCGGCTGTGCCTGGAGGTCGGGGCCGCGAGGTACGCCGCCCGCCAGGTCGCCCTCGGCGCGTCGCCCGCCGTGCTGGGGGAGGCCCTGCGCTCGTCGCAGGAGGGCGTGGGGCAGGGCGACGCGTACCGCATCGCCGCGGACTCCGCGCGCTTCCACGAGACCATCGTGGAGATGACCGACAACGCGCTGATGCGCTCGGTCATGCGCTCGGTGGCGGGCCGCATGCAGTGGCTGTTCTACCTCACCAGCCAGCTCGACCCGGGCGACGCGCTCCACGGGCACCAGGAGCTCTACGAGGCAGTGAGCTCCGGCAACGAGCGGGTCGCCGAGGCCGTGGCCTACGCGCACATCGAGCGCGACCGGCTCGAGTCGCTGCGGGTGCTGCACGACCACCCGGGCGTGCAGGAGTAG
- a CDS encoding aminotransferase class I/II-fold pyridoxal phosphate-dependent enzyme: MADTVDDEAAGVERIAALLAAPGAAAIAERLESAVRRGELLPGSVLPPIRSLARWIGVDANTVAAAYRAARDRGLVETAGRAGTRVLERPSTTPRGSLGPPVPPGALDLTRGEPDPALLPPLLLDVPPVSTGYAVAGRDGLTDLLRSAAREALGAEGVPTAELTVASGALDAIERALRAVVRPGARVAVEDPGWGNVLDLLPAMGHAAVPVALDEEGPLPDALEAALASGVAAVVVTARAQNPTGAAVSQERAEVLRGLLSAHPEVLVVEDDHGAALTRLPLSTLAGATRRWVHVRSASKAYGPDLRCAVVAGDEVTVARTAGRLRLGPGWVSTLLQDATARAWSTQGDVVARAAEVYDERRAALVAALADRGVRAWGRSGLNAWVPVHDEARAVAGALEQGVAVAPGSRFRLASGPAVRVSTSQLPVGRAREVAEVLAPLAG, from the coding sequence ATGGCCGACACGGTAGACGACGAGGCAGCCGGCGTCGAACGCATTGCTGCCCTGCTGGCCGCGCCCGGGGCCGCCGCCATCGCCGAGCGGCTCGAGTCCGCGGTCCGCCGCGGCGAGCTGCTCCCGGGGTCCGTGCTGCCGCCGATCCGCAGCCTCGCCCGCTGGATCGGGGTCGACGCCAACACGGTGGCGGCGGCGTACCGCGCGGCGCGCGACCGCGGGCTCGTCGAGACCGCCGGGCGCGCGGGCACGCGCGTGCTGGAGCGGCCGAGCACCACGCCGCGGGGGAGCCTCGGGCCGCCGGTCCCGCCCGGCGCGCTGGACCTCACCCGCGGCGAACCAGACCCGGCGCTGCTCCCGCCGCTGCTGCTGGACGTGCCGCCCGTCTCGACGGGGTACGCCGTGGCCGGCCGCGACGGGCTGACCGACCTGCTGCGCTCCGCGGCGCGCGAGGCGCTCGGGGCCGAGGGCGTCCCGACCGCCGAGCTGACGGTCGCGAGCGGCGCGCTCGACGCGATCGAGCGGGCGCTGCGGGCGGTGGTGCGCCCGGGCGCGCGCGTCGCGGTCGAGGACCCGGGGTGGGGCAACGTGCTCGACCTGCTGCCGGCGATGGGGCACGCAGCCGTGCCGGTCGCGCTGGACGAGGAGGGCCCGCTGCCGGACGCCCTCGAGGCGGCGCTCGCCTCGGGGGTGGCCGCCGTCGTCGTCACCGCCCGTGCGCAGAACCCGACCGGGGCCGCCGTCTCGCAGGAGCGGGCGGAGGTGCTGCGCGGGCTGCTGTCGGCGCACCCCGAGGTCCTCGTCGTCGAGGACGACCACGGCGCGGCGCTCACACGGCTGCCGCTGAGCACGCTCGCCGGCGCCACCCGGCGGTGGGTGCACGTGCGCTCGGCCTCCAAGGCGTACGGACCGGACCTGCGCTGCGCCGTCGTCGCCGGCGACGAGGTGACCGTCGCGCGGACCGCGGGGCGGCTGCGGCTCGGGCCGGGCTGGGTCAGCACGCTGCTGCAGGACGCGACGGCCCGCGCGTGGTCCACGCAGGGGGACGTCGTCGCCCGGGCGGCGGAGGTCTACGACGAGCGGCGCGCGGCGCTCGTGGCGGCGCTCGCGGACCGGGGCGTACGCGCCTGGGGGAGGAGCGGGCTCAACGCCTGGGTGCCGGTGCACGACGAGGCGCGTGCGGTCGCCGGAGCGCTGGAGCAGGGGGTCGCGGTCGCGCCGGGGAGCAGGTTCCGGCTGGCCTCCGGACCCGCCGTCCGCGTGTCCACCTCGCAGCTCCCCGTCGGCCGCGCCCGCGAGGTCGCCGAGGTGCTCGCGCCGCTCGCGGGGTAG
- a CDS encoding isoprenyl transferase translates to MRGLSRPTRPASGSLPPAPHPTGARPPAIPAEFVPRHVAIVMDGNGRWAKQRGLPRTAGHEQGEASLIDVVHGAIEIGVEEISAYAFSTENWRRSPDEVRFLMRFNRDVIRRRRDELDARGVRIRWVGREPKLWRSVISELKVAEEQTRDNRLITLNICINYGGRAELGDAARALAADVAAGRVDPARVDERSLARYLYAPDMRDVDLFIRSSGELRTSGFLPWQSAYAELVFLDTLWPDFDRRHLWQAIEEYARRDRRYGGAVPNEVPGA, encoded by the coding sequence GTGAGAGGCCTGTCCCGCCCGACGCGTCCGGCGAGCGGCTCGCTGCCCCCGGCTCCGCACCCGACGGGGGCACGTCCGCCGGCGATCCCGGCGGAGTTCGTCCCGCGCCACGTCGCGATCGTCATGGACGGCAACGGACGGTGGGCCAAGCAGCGGGGACTGCCGCGTACGGCAGGTCACGAGCAGGGCGAGGCCAGCCTCATCGACGTGGTGCACGGCGCGATCGAGATCGGCGTGGAGGAGATCTCCGCCTACGCGTTCTCGACGGAGAACTGGCGCCGCTCGCCGGACGAGGTGCGCTTCCTCATGCGCTTCAACCGCGACGTCATCCGGCGGCGGCGCGACGAGCTGGACGCCCGGGGCGTGCGCATCCGCTGGGTCGGCCGCGAGCCGAAGCTCTGGCGCAGCGTCATCAGCGAGCTCAAGGTCGCCGAGGAGCAGACCCGCGACAACCGCCTGATCACGCTGAACATCTGCATCAACTACGGCGGCCGCGCCGAGCTCGGCGACGCCGCCCGCGCGCTCGCGGCGGACGTCGCCGCGGGCCGGGTCGACCCGGCGAGGGTGGACGAGCGCAGCCTCGCGCGCTACCTGTACGCGCCGGACATGCGCGACGTCGACCTCTTCATCAGGTCCAGCGGCGAGCTGCGCACCTCGGGGTTCCTGCCGTGGCAGTCGGCGTACGCCGAGCTCGTCTTCCTCGACACGCTCTGGCCGGACTTCGACCGGCGCCACCTCTGGCAGGCCATCGAGGAGTACGCCCGCCGCGACCGCCGCTACGGCGGCGCCGTGCCGAACGAGGTGCCCGGAGCCTAG
- a CDS encoding glycine--tRNA ligase, translating to MATDAKIDAIVSLAKRRGFVYPSSEIYGGTRSAWDYGPLGVELKENVRRQWWKTMVQGREDIVGLDSAVILATEVWKASGHLTAFVDPLTECQSCHKRFRADHLEEAFEAKHGRAPQGLTEINCPNCGTKGAFTEPRMFNGLLKTYLGPVEDEEGLHFLRPETAQGIFVNFANVMQSARKKPPFGIAQTGKSFRNEITPGNFIFRTREFEQMEMEFFVEPGTDEQWHEYWLQERWNWYLGLGLTEANMRFYEHPQEKLSHYSKRTVDIEYRFRFGGTEFAELEGIANRTDFDLSTHSKHSGTDLSYFDQDKGERWTPYVIEPAAGLTRATLAFMLDAYAEDEAPNAKGVLEKRTVMRLDPRLSPVKAAVLPLSRNADLSPKARDLAAQLRKSWNVEFDDAGAIGRRYRRQDEIGTPFCITVDFETLEDDAVTVRSRDTMQQERVGLGQVEGWLAARLLGC from the coding sequence GTGGCCACCGACGCCAAGATCGACGCCATCGTCAGCCTCGCCAAGCGCCGGGGGTTCGTCTACCCGAGCAGCGAGATCTACGGCGGGACGAGGTCGGCCTGGGACTACGGCCCGCTCGGCGTCGAGCTCAAGGAGAACGTCCGCCGCCAGTGGTGGAAGACGATGGTGCAGGGCCGCGAGGACATCGTCGGCCTCGACTCCGCCGTCATCCTCGCCACGGAGGTGTGGAAGGCGTCCGGCCACCTCACGGCGTTCGTCGACCCGCTGACCGAGTGCCAGTCGTGCCACAAGCGCTTCCGGGCGGACCACCTCGAGGAGGCGTTCGAGGCGAAGCACGGCCGCGCGCCGCAGGGCCTGACGGAGATCAACTGCCCGAACTGCGGCACGAAGGGCGCCTTCACCGAGCCGCGGATGTTCAACGGCCTGCTGAAGACCTACCTCGGCCCCGTCGAGGACGAGGAGGGCCTGCACTTCCTGCGGCCCGAGACGGCGCAGGGCATCTTCGTCAACTTCGCGAACGTCATGCAGTCCGCCCGCAAGAAGCCGCCCTTCGGCATCGCGCAGACGGGCAAGTCGTTCCGCAACGAGATCACGCCCGGCAACTTCATCTTCCGGACCCGCGAGTTCGAGCAGATGGAGATGGAGTTCTTCGTCGAGCCCGGCACCGACGAGCAGTGGCACGAGTACTGGCTGCAGGAGCGCTGGAACTGGTACCTCGGGCTCGGCCTCACCGAGGCCAACATGCGGTTCTACGAGCACCCGCAGGAGAAGCTCTCCCACTACTCCAAGCGGACCGTGGACATCGAGTACCGCTTCCGCTTCGGTGGCACGGAGTTCGCCGAGCTCGAGGGCATCGCCAACCGCACCGACTTCGACCTCAGCACGCACTCGAAGCACAGCGGCACCGACCTGTCCTACTTCGACCAGGACAAGGGGGAGCGCTGGACGCCGTACGTCATCGAGCCGGCCGCCGGCCTGACGCGCGCGACGCTGGCCTTCATGCTCGACGCGTACGCCGAGGACGAGGCCCCCAACGCCAAGGGCGTGCTGGAGAAGCGCACGGTCATGCGGCTCGACCCGCGGCTCTCGCCGGTCAAGGCCGCGGTGCTGCCGCTCTCGCGCAACGCCGACCTCTCGCCCAAGGCCCGGGACCTCGCCGCGCAGCTGCGGAAGAGCTGGAACGTCGAGTTCGACGACGCCGGGGCGATCGGCCGCCGCTACCGCCGCCAGGACGAGATCGGCACGCCGTTCTGCATCACGGTGGACTTCGAGACCCTCGAGGACGACGCCGTGACGGTGCGCTCGCGCGACACCATGCAGCAGGAGCGGGTCGGGCTCGGCCAGGTCGAGGGCTGGCTGGCCGCGCGGCTGCTGGGCTGCTGA
- a CDS encoding MerR family transcriptional regulator has translation MRWSIGEVAELSRVTPRTLRHYDAIGLLVPAGTAANGYRWYEREQLLRLQQILLLRELGLGLDTIADVLAGQRDPVETLRGHEQRLRDEGQRLGRLADTVSRTIAHLEGGAPMPTEQLFDGFDAEESLAARYGDRVRDHVATARERTKDWTAKDFSAAAQEYDELDARMLALVRAGLAPDDARVLDLVDEHYRLVCRHWTPDRTSYAGLGQLYVDDPRFRARYDALDPALAEFSRDALAAYAEQRL, from the coding sequence GTGCGCTGGTCGATCGGCGAGGTCGCGGAGCTCTCGCGCGTGACCCCGCGCACGCTGCGGCACTACGACGCGATCGGCCTGCTCGTGCCGGCGGGGACCGCCGCCAACGGCTACCGCTGGTACGAGCGCGAGCAGCTGCTGCGCCTGCAGCAGATCCTGCTGCTGCGCGAGCTCGGCCTGGGCCTCGACACGATCGCCGACGTCCTCGCCGGACAGCGGGACCCGGTGGAGACGCTGCGCGGGCACGAGCAGCGGCTGCGCGACGAGGGTCAGCGGCTCGGCCGGCTCGCGGACACCGTCTCCCGGACCATCGCCCACCTCGAAGGAGGAGCACCGATGCCCACGGAGCAGCTGTTCGACGGGTTCGACGCGGAGGAGAGCCTGGCCGCGCGCTACGGCGACCGCGTACGCGACCACGTCGCGACGGCGCGGGAGCGGACGAAGGACTGGACGGCCAAGGACTTCTCGGCCGCTGCGCAGGAGTACGACGAGCTCGACGCGCGGATGCTCGCGCTGGTGCGGGCCGGCCTGGCACCGGACGACGCGCGGGTCCTCGACCTCGTCGACGAGCACTACCGGCTGGTGTGCCGGCACTGGACGCCCGACCGCACGAGCTACGCCGGACTGGGCCAGCTGTACGTCGACGACCCGCGGTTCCGCGCGCGCTACGACGCCCTCGACCCCGCCCTCGCCGAGTTCTCCCGCGACGCGCTGGCGGCGTACGCGGAGCAGCGCCTCTAG
- the recO gene encoding DNA repair protein RecO has translation MGLYRDEGVVLRTQKLGEADRIITILTREHGRVRAVGKGVRRTGSKFGARLEPFMHVDLQLHTGRSLDIVTQAVTLTPYAGVLGADYGRYTAGTAMLEAVERLTDAEQEPAVQQYLLLLGALRALAGTEHDPGLVLDAFLLRSLAIAGYAPTFDACARCGLMGPHGSFAVAAGGSLCPDCTVPGAAHPSPAVLVLLGALLTGDWETADGSEERARREGHGLTAAYLNWHLERGLRSLRLVERV, from the coding sequence ATGGGTCTCTACCGCGACGAGGGTGTCGTGCTGCGCACCCAGAAGCTCGGTGAGGCCGACCGGATCATCACGATCCTCACCCGCGAGCACGGGCGGGTCCGCGCGGTCGGCAAGGGCGTGCGGCGCACGGGCTCGAAGTTCGGCGCGCGGCTCGAGCCGTTCATGCACGTCGACCTGCAGCTGCACACCGGGCGCTCGCTCGACATCGTGACGCAGGCCGTCACGCTGACGCCGTACGCCGGGGTGCTCGGCGCCGACTACGGCCGCTACACCGCGGGCACGGCGATGCTCGAGGCGGTCGAGCGGCTGACCGATGCCGAGCAGGAACCCGCGGTGCAGCAGTACCTCCTGCTGCTCGGCGCGCTGCGCGCGCTGGCCGGCACCGAGCACGACCCCGGGCTCGTCCTCGACGCCTTCCTGCTGCGCTCGCTGGCGATCGCCGGCTACGCCCCGACCTTCGACGCGTGCGCGCGGTGCGGGCTCATGGGCCCGCACGGCAGCTTCGCCGTCGCAGCAGGCGGTTCGCTCTGCCCGGACTGCACCGTGCCCGGTGCCGCGCACCCGTCGCCGGCCGTCCTCGTGCTGCTCGGCGCGCTGCTCACCGGCGACTGGGAGACCGCGGACGGCAGCGAGGAGCGCGCGCGGCGCGAGGGGCACGGGCTGACCGCGGCGTACCTCAACTGGCACCTCGAGCGCGGCCTGCGCTCGCTGCGACTCGTGGAGCGTGTGTGA
- a CDS encoding ZIP family metal transporter has protein sequence MVLAFTIASVLSTAIGGVVALRNRDRLHLVLGFTAGVLLGLVLFDLVPELFRIRHADLGGVPLPMVTAAAGFLALHLLERGLALHAAHEGEYEPHSHHDPAIGLASAAALVAHSFLDGVGIGLGFQAGTAIGVSVAIAVVAHDFADGLNTVGIMVAHGNTSQRARVMLGADAVAPLLGAASTLVFTLPESWLGGYLGFFAGFLLYLATSDILPEAHARHPSRLTLSCTVLGVAMMWAIVSLS, from the coding sequence GTGGTCCTCGCCTTCACGATCGCCTCCGTGCTGAGCACCGCGATCGGCGGCGTGGTCGCGCTGCGCAACCGCGACCGGCTCCACCTCGTGCTGGGCTTCACCGCCGGCGTGCTGCTCGGGCTGGTGCTCTTCGACCTCGTGCCCGAGCTGTTCCGCATCCGCCACGCCGACCTCGGTGGCGTCCCCCTCCCGATGGTGACGGCAGCGGCGGGCTTCCTCGCCCTGCACCTGCTCGAGCGCGGGCTGGCGCTGCACGCGGCGCACGAGGGCGAGTACGAGCCGCACTCCCACCACGACCCGGCGATCGGGCTGGCCTCGGCCGCCGCGCTCGTCGCGCACTCGTTCCTCGACGGTGTGGGCATCGGGCTGGGCTTCCAGGCAGGGACGGCGATCGGGGTCAGCGTCGCGATCGCCGTGGTGGCGCACGACTTCGCCGACGGGCTCAACACGGTCGGCATCATGGTCGCGCACGGCAACACCTCGCAGCGCGCCCGCGTCATGCTCGGCGCCGATGCGGTCGCCCCCCTCCTGGGCGCGGCCAGCACGCTGGTCTTCACGCTGCCGGAGTCCTGGCTCGGCGGCTACCTCGGCTTCTTCGCCGGGTTCCTGCTCTACCTCGCCACCTCGGACATCCTCCCCGAGGCCCACGCCCGGCACCCGTCGCGGCTGACGCTGAGCTGCACGGTGCTCGGCGTGGCGATGATGTGGGCGATCGTCAGCCTGAGCTGA
- a CDS encoding pyridoxamine 5'-phosphate oxidase family protein, with amino-acid sequence MAADRTSAITPPPPRRKLERYADEDAAWEFVRSQWLGHLCWAREDGFAQALPMMYAASGSTVWLHGSTGGGLGLRAREAELPASLTVTQLDGIVLARSAVHHSLNYSSVLAHGRLRLVTDEPTKREAFDALLDAVWSGRSTASRPADSRELAATAVLALEVDAITLKRRTGGPVDDEADLALPHWAGVVPLRTVQGTPEPAADLRSGTLGP; translated from the coding sequence ATGGCAGCAGATCGTACTAGTGCAATCACACCTCCCCCTCCGCGACGCAAGCTCGAGCGCTACGCCGACGAGGACGCGGCCTGGGAGTTCGTCCGCTCGCAGTGGCTCGGCCACCTGTGCTGGGCACGCGAGGACGGCTTCGCCCAAGCGCTGCCGATGATGTACGCGGCCAGCGGGAGCACGGTGTGGCTGCACGGCTCGACCGGTGGCGGCCTCGGCCTGCGCGCGCGGGAGGCGGAGCTCCCCGCCTCGCTGACCGTCACGCAGCTCGACGGGATCGTGCTAGCACGGAGCGCCGTCCACCACAGCCTCAACTACTCCTCCGTGCTGGCGCACGGCCGGCTCCGGCTCGTGACCGACGAGCCGACGAAGCGGGAGGCCTTCGACGCCCTGCTCGACGCGGTCTGGAGCGGACGCAGCACCGCCAGCCGCCCGGCGGACTCCCGCGAGCTCGCGGCCACCGCGGTGCTCGCCCTCGAGGTCGACGCGATCACGCTGAAGCGGCGCACCGGCGGTCCGGTCGACGACGAGGCCGACCTCGCACTGCCGCACTGGGCGGGCGTGGTGCCGCTGCGCACGGTGCAGGGGACCCCGGAGCCCGCGGCCGACCTGCGGTCGGGGACCCTCGGGCCCTAG
- a CDS encoding antibiotic biosynthesis monooxygenase — protein MLVVTRHRVPVESGESFAAAVAAAVELLAARPGFLGADAGPNLDEPDLWTLVVRWESVGAARRGMSAADARAALMAVLVSAVDEPTTYDVRVSR, from the coding sequence GTGCTCGTCGTGACCCGCCACCGCGTCCCCGTCGAGTCGGGGGAGTCGTTCGCCGCGGCCGTCGCCGCCGCCGTCGAGCTGCTGGCCGCGCGGCCGGGCTTCCTCGGCGCCGACGCCGGCCCGAACCTCGACGAGCCCGACCTCTGGACGCTCGTCGTGCGCTGGGAGTCGGTCGGTGCCGCCCGGCGCGGCATGAGCGCGGCGGACGCCCGGGCCGCGCTCATGGCGGTGCTGGTCTCCGCCGTGGACGAACCGACGACGTACGACGTCCGGGTCAGCCGGTAG
- a CDS encoding ABC transporter substrate-binding protein gives MTPPLRLAPALVATALVLTACSGSSGTSSKTASTSAASTGASAPAGKTTLVVGLSGDIGQPPDPDVYYANNGLAIVLNAYEGLVQYKNDADTVQIAPRLATSWTVDKTHTVYTFTLRPGVTFHDGTPFTSAAVKASFDRRNAVKGGAAYMTAGVKSVDTSDPMKAVVTLDAPNSAFLDYLASPFGPKMQSPAGIAKYAGKDHDQTYLQTHDIGSGPYTLTSVQPGTEYDLTQYPGYWGKKSPFTKVRLPIFSDPSALQLALDKGQVDTVVAALPSSALKKYKDKKGISNYFLPTLQSALVTVNPTRSFFATVPARMAFLKTINQQQLVSQVLGERSEPATTLYAKGMIPGGADKQTITYDPSAMKAYAKTLPSGTSMSIGYASDNVNAQQMANIVAAQLQADGIKATAKGFPTSQVFGWVQDPPKGPDAFIDGNNGPDGGSPYMWGHVFWDKTGGIDYFGCDDPQTDSELNTAVKTGDTALYVSAAQKYAATGCYLNLSYNKDWVVAQSWLTGVAAAHNIGANELDFSLLGVG, from the coding sequence GTGACCCCACCCCTCCGCCTCGCCCCCGCACTCGTCGCCACCGCGCTCGTGCTCACCGCCTGCTCCGGCTCGTCGGGGACGTCCTCGAAGACCGCCAGCACCAGTGCCGCCAGCACCGGCGCGAGCGCGCCAGCCGGGAAGACCACGCTCGTCGTCGGGCTCTCCGGCGACATCGGCCAGCCGCCGGACCCTGACGTCTACTACGCGAACAACGGGCTGGCGATCGTGCTGAACGCGTACGAGGGTCTGGTGCAGTACAAGAACGACGCCGACACCGTGCAGATCGCGCCGCGGCTCGCGACGAGCTGGACCGTCGACAAGACGCACACGGTCTACACCTTCACGCTGCGCCCGGGCGTGACCTTCCACGACGGCACGCCGTTCACGAGCGCCGCGGTCAAGGCGTCCTTCGACCGGCGCAACGCCGTCAAGGGCGGGGCGGCGTACATGACCGCGGGGGTGAAGAGCGTCGACACCAGCGACCCGATGAAGGCCGTCGTCACGCTGGACGCGCCGAACTCCGCCTTCCTCGACTACCTCGCCTCACCCTTCGGCCCGAAGATGCAGTCCCCCGCGGGCATCGCGAAGTACGCCGGCAAGGACCACGACCAGACCTACCTGCAGACCCACGACATCGGCAGCGGCCCGTACACCCTCACCTCGGTGCAGCCGGGCACGGAGTACGACCTCACGCAGTACCCCGGCTACTGGGGGAAGAAGTCGCCCTTCACGAAGGTCCGGCTGCCGATCTTCAGCGACCCGTCGGCGCTCCAGCTCGCCCTCGACAAGGGCCAGGTCGACACCGTGGTGGCCGCGCTGCCCAGCTCGGCGCTGAAGAAGTACAAGGACAAGAAGGGGATCAGCAACTACTTCCTGCCGACCCTGCAGTCGGCCCTCGTGACGGTCAACCCGACCCGCAGCTTCTTCGCGACGGTCCCTGCGCGCATGGCGTTCCTCAAGACGATCAACCAGCAGCAGCTGGTCTCGCAGGTGCTGGGTGAGCGCTCCGAGCCGGCGACGACGCTGTACGCCAAGGGGATGATCCCGGGCGGTGCGGACAAGCAGACGATCACCTACGACCCGAGCGCGATGAAGGCGTACGCGAAGACGCTGCCGTCGGGGACGTCCATGTCCATCGGCTACGCGAGCGACAACGTCAACGCCCAGCAGATGGCCAACATCGTGGCGGCGCAGCTGCAGGCCGACGGCATCAAGGCGACGGCGAAGGGGTTCCCGACCAGCCAGGTGTTCGGGTGGGTGCAGGACCCACCGAAGGGCCCGGACGCCTTCATCGACGGCAACAACGGCCCCGACGGCGGCAGCCCGTACATGTGGGGGCACGTGTTCTGGGACAAGACCGGTGGCATCGACTACTTCGGCTGCGACGACCCGCAGACCGACAGCGAGCTCAACACCGCGGTGAAGACCGGCGACACCGCGCTCTACGTCTCGGCCGCCCAGAAGTACGCCGCCACCGGCTGCTACCTGAACCTGTCCTACAACAAGGACTGGGTGGTCGCGCAGAGCTGGTTGACCGGCGTCGCGGCCGCGCACAACATCGGCGCCAACGAGCTGGACTTCAGCCTGCTGGGCGTCGGGTAG
- the leuA gene encoding 2-isopropylmalate synthase — protein sequence MPFGRYAAYRPVELPDRTWPSKTIERAPQWCSVDLRDGNQALIDPMSPARKRAMFELLVRMGYKEIEVGFPSASQTDFDFVRQLVEEDLIPDDVVIQVLVQCREHLIERTFEAIRGAKQAVVHFYNSTSTLQRRVVFEQDMDGILGIATQGARLCQKYAENLPGTDVYFEYSPESYTGTELEFALRVCDAVNDVLEPTPDRKTILNLPATVEMATPNVYADSIEWMHRRLAYRDAVTLSLHPHNDRGTGVAAAEMGYLAGADRIEGTLFGNGERTGNVCLVTLGMNLFSQGIDPKIDFGGIDEIRRTVEYCNQLPVGERHPYGGDLVFTAFSGSHQDAINKGLAWMQRDAEAAGVPVDEFRWEVPYLPIDPKDVGRTYEAVIRVNSQSGKGGVAYVMKSEHKLELPRRLQIEFSQVVQKVTDAEGGEVSPKQIWEIFTDEYLPNPAAPWGRLSLQGHHTSSADGEADELRASVVLDGEEQVLVGRGNGPIAAFTSALADKGIDVRVLDYQEHALSAGGDARAAAYLECAVGERVLWGVGMDANIVTASLKAVVSAVNRATTPR from the coding sequence ATGCCGTTCGGCCGCTACGCGGCGTACCGGCCCGTCGAGCTCCCCGACCGCACCTGGCCGTCGAAGACGATCGAGCGCGCGCCGCAGTGGTGCTCGGTCGACCTGCGCGACGGCAACCAGGCGCTGATCGACCCGATGAGCCCGGCGCGCAAGCGCGCGATGTTCGAGCTGCTCGTGCGCATGGGCTACAAGGAGATCGAGGTCGGCTTCCCGTCGGCCAGCCAGACCGACTTCGACTTCGTCCGGCAGCTGGTCGAGGAGGACCTCATCCCGGACGACGTCGTCATCCAGGTGCTGGTCCAGTGCCGCGAGCACCTGATCGAGCGGACGTTCGAGGCGATCCGCGGCGCGAAGCAGGCCGTCGTCCACTTCTACAACTCGACCTCCACGCTGCAGCGCCGCGTGGTCTTCGAGCAGGACATGGACGGCATCCTCGGCATCGCGACGCAGGGCGCGCGGCTGTGCCAGAAGTACGCCGAGAACCTCCCCGGCACCGACGTCTACTTCGAGTACTCGCCGGAGTCCTACACGGGCACCGAGCTGGAGTTCGCGCTGCGGGTGTGCGACGCGGTCAACGACGTGCTGGAGCCGACGCCGGACCGCAAGACGATCCTCAACCTGCCGGCCACCGTCGAGATGGCGACCCCCAACGTCTACGCCGACAGCATCGAGTGGATGCACCGCCGGCTCGCCTACCGCGACGCGGTGACGCTGAGCCTGCACCCGCACAACGACCGCGGGACCGGCGTCGCGGCGGCCGAGATGGGCTACCTGGCCGGCGCCGACCGGATCGAGGGGACGCTGTTCGGCAACGGCGAGCGCACCGGCAACGTCTGCCTGGTGACGCTGGGGATGAACCTGTTCAGCCAGGGCATCGACCCGAAGATCGACTTCGGCGGCATCGACGAGATCCGCCGCACCGTGGAGTACTGCAACCAGCTGCCGGTCGGCGAGCGCCACCCGTACGGCGGCGACCTCGTCTTCACCGCCTTCTCCGGCTCGCACCAGGACGCGATCAACAAGGGCCTCGCGTGGATGCAGCGCGACGCCGAGGCCGCGGGCGTGCCCGTCGACGAGTTCCGCTGGGAGGTGCCGTACCTGCCGATCGACCCGAAGGACGTGGGCCGTACCTACGAGGCGGTCATCCGGGTCAACTCGCAGTCCGGCAAGGGCGGCGTCGCCTACGTCATGAAGAGCGAGCACAAGCTCGAGCTGCCGCGCCGGCTGCAGATCGAGTTCAGCCAGGTCGTGCAGAAGGTGACCGACGCCGAGGGCGGCGAGGTCAGCCCCAAGCAGATCTGGGAGATCTTCACCGACGAGTACCTCCCGAACCCCGCCGCGCCCTGGGGGCGGCTGTCCCTGCAGGGCCACCACACCTCCTCCGCCGACGGCGAGGCCGACGAGCTGCGCGCGTCGGTCGTGCTCGACGGGGAGGAGCAGGTGCTGGTCGGGCGCGGCAACGGCCCGATCGCGGCCTTCACCTCCGCGCTGGCGGACAAGGGCATCGACGTCCGCGTCCTGGACTACCAGGAGCACGCGCTGTCGGCCGGCGGCGACGCGCGGGCCGCCGCGTACCTCGAGTGCGCGGTGGGCGAGCGGGTGCTCTGGGGCGTGGGGATGGACGCGAACATCGTCACCGCGTCGCTGAAGGCCGTCGTCTCGGCCGTCAACCGGGCGACGACCCCGCGCTGA